From Nymphaea colorata isolate Beijing-Zhang1983 chromosome 6, ASM883128v2, whole genome shotgun sequence, a single genomic window includes:
- the LOC116255862 gene encoding uncharacterized protein LOC116255862, protein MATQLPIIDMAKLSGEERGATMELIKDGCENYGFFEVLNHGIPHELMDEVQRLFKEHYKLKMEEKFKEFATSTKLEEGEREWDQIDWESTFFLRHLPLSNIDGIPNLSDDYKAAMKDFAKKLQDLAEQLLDLFCENLGLEQGYLKNMFWSKNGPTFGTKVSNYPACPRPELVKGLRAHTDAGGVILLFQDDKVPGLQFVKDGEWVEVTPMRHAIVVNIGDQLEVITNGRYKSVDHRVIAQTDGERMSIASFYNPGSDAVIYPAPQLVEKEEKSCPSTYPKFVFEDYMKLYAREKFHAKEPRFVALKALETTQMDPIATLTIKRVREREREREMETFPIVDMGKLNGKEKVATMELIKDACENWGFFEVLNHGIPHELMDEVQRLFREHYKLRMEEKFKEFASSKRLEEGDQPLNDVDWESTFFLRHLPVSNMSDVPNLSQEFRMAMKDFAKKLQAVAEQLLDLFCENLGLEQGYLKNMFWSKNGPTFGTKVSNYPACPRPDLVKGLRSHTDAGGVILLFQDDKVPGLQFLKDGEWIDVPPMRHAIVVNIGDQLEVITNGRYKSVDHRVIAQTDGERMSIASFYNPGSDAVIYPAPQLVKKEEKSRSCLSTYPKFVFEDYMKLYAREKFHAKEPRFLALKAVETIQMDPIATA, encoded by the exons atgGCAACCCAGCTTCCAATCATTGACATGGCGAAACTCAGTGGTGAGGAGAGAGGAGCTACAATGGAGCTCATAAAAGATGGTTGTGAGAACTATGGTTTCTTTGAG GTGCTCAACCATGGGATTCCTCATGAGCTGATGGACGAGGTGCAAAGGCTGTTCAAGGAACATTACAAGTTGAAAATGGAGGAGAAATTCAAGGAGTTCGCTACCAGCACAAAGCTAGAAGAAGGGGAGAGGGAATGGGATCAAATAGACTGGGAGAGCACCTTCTTCCTCCGCCACCTCCCCCTCTCCAACATCGATGGCATCCCCAACCTCAGCGATGactacaa ggCGGCGATGAAAGACTTCGCCAAAAAGCTTCAGGACCTTGCAGAACAACTCCTAGACCTCTTCTGTGAGAATCTTGGGCTGGAGCAAGGCTACCTGAAGAACATGTTCTGGAGCAAGAACGGACCCACCTTCGGCACCAAGGTCAGCAACTACCCGGCTTGCCCTCGCCCCGAGCTCGTCAAGGGACTCCGAGCTCACACCGACGCCGGCGGCGTCATCCTTCTCTTCCAGGACGACAAAGTTCCCGGCCTGCAATTCGTCAAAGACGGCGAGTGGGTAGAGGTTACCCCCATGCGCCACGCCATTGTCGTCAACATTGGTGACCAACTGGAG GTGATCACAAATGGAAGGTACAAGAGCGTGGATCACCGGGTGATCGCGCAGACAGACGGAGAGAGGATGTCCATCGCTTCCTTCTACAACCCGGGGAGCGATGCAGTCATATACCCAGCTCCCCAACTGGtggagaaggaagagaagagctGCCCGAGCACGTATCCTAAGTTCGTGTTCGAGGACTACATGAAGCTGTATGCGCGGGAGAAGTTCCACGCCAAGGAGCCAAGGTTCGTGGCCTTGAAGGCCTTGGAGACCACTCAAATGGATCCCATCGCCACT TTAACAAtcaagagagtgagagagagagagagagaaagagagatggaaaCATTCCCAATTGTTGACATGGGGAAGCTCAATGGGAAAGAGAAGGTAGCTACAATGGAGCTCATAAAAGATGCCTGTGAGAATTGGGGATTCTTCGAG GTACTGAACCATGGCATTCCTCATGAACTGATGGACGAGGTGCAGAGGCTGTTCAGGGAGCATTACAAGTTGAGAATGGAGGAGAAGTTCAAGGAGTTCGCTTCCAGCAAAAGGCTAGAAGAAGGGGATCAGCCATTGAATGACGTTGATTGGGAGAGTACCTTCTTCCTGCGCCACCTCCCCGTTTCGAACATGTCTGATGTCCCCAATCTCAGCCAGGAATTCAG AATGGCCATGAAGGATTTTGCCAAGAAACTGCAGGCGGTTGCAGAGCAACTCCTAGACCTCTTCTGCGAGAATCTTGGACTGGAGCAggggtacctaaagaacatGTTCTGGAGCAAGAATGGACCCACCTTCGGTACCAAGGTCAGCAACTACCCGGCTTGCCCTCGCCCCGACCTCGTCAAGGGTCTCCGGTCTCACACCGATGCCGGCGGCGTCATCCTTCTCTTCCAGGACGACAAGGTCCCCGGTCTGCAATTCCTCAAGGACGGCGAGTGGATAGACGTTCCCCCCATGCGCCACGCCATCGTCGTCAACATTGGTGACCAACTGGAG GTGATCACAAATGGAAGGTACAAGAGCGTGGATCACCGGGTGATCGCGCAGACAGACGGAGAGAGGATGTCCATCGCTTCCTTCTACAACCCGGGGAGCGATGCAGTCATATACCCAGCTCCCCAACTggtgaaaaaggaagagaagagcaGGAGCTGCCTGAGCACGTACCCCAAGTTCGTGTTCGAGGACTACATGAAGCTCTATGCGCGGGAGAAATTCCACGCCAAGGAGCCAAGGTTCCTGGCCTTGAAGGCCGTGGAGACCATTCAAATGGATCCCATCGCCACTGCCTGA
- the LOC116255759 gene encoding serine/threonine-protein kinase PCRK1-like has protein sequence MKCFYFSHGERREAEEEAANCGNNGSVVSGGSSLVRVSWAWSIGGGASNASNVEGRSSGLESTCSDFRWRNLSRSRNDLRVFEFAELKLATKGFSRALIIGEGGFGSVYKGVVGATHDPNAKMEVAIKQLNRNGLQGHKEWMTEVNFLGVVKHPNLVKLVGYCAEDGERGIQRLLVYELMPNRSLEDHLLARFSEPLPWVLRLRIAQDAARGLAYLHEEMEFQLIFRDFKASNILLDSNFNAKLSDFGLAREGPAEGFSHISTAVVGTIGYAAPEYVQTGRLTAKSDVWSYGVVLYELMTGRRSVDKNRPRSEQKLLEWVRPYASDPKRFRIIMDARLEGQYCLKSVQKLIALANRCLMRQPRCRPKMSEVVESLNEIIEIAHIGSQEAADKSLSSVVTGLEKIRSNSKRIFDFKEKLIHMRNKENKGLGVPKKQEGG, from the exons ATGAAGTGCTTCTACTTCTCTCATGGCGAGAGgagggaggcggaggaggaagCAGCGAACTGCGGGAACAACGGCTCCGTCGTCAGCGGCGGAAGCAGCCTGGTCAGAGTTTCGTGGGCGTGGTCGATCGGAGGCGGGGCGTCGAATGCGAGCAATGTGGAGGGAAGATCGTCGGGGCTTGAATCGACGTGCTCCGATTTCAGGTGGAGGAATTTGTCCAGGAGCAGGAACGATCTCCGCGTCTTCGAGTTCGCGGAGCTGAAGCTGGCGACGAAGGGGTTCAGTCGGGCGCTGATCATTGGTGAGGGGGGGTTCGGGTCTGTGTACAAGGGCGTCGTCGGCGCCACCCATGATCCCAACGCGAAGATGGAGGTTGCCATTAAGCAATTGAATCGCAACGGCTTGCAG GGGCACAAGGAGTGGATGACAGAAGTCAATTTTCTTGGTGTGGTGAAGCACCCAAACCTTGTCAAGTTAGTGGGATATTGCGCTGAGGATGGTGAAAGAGGGATCCAAAGGCTCTTGGTTTATGAGCTTATGCCAAATAGAAGCCTTGAGGATCATTTGCTGGCTCGATTTTCAGAGCCTCTTCCATGGGTTCTTAGATTGAGAATTGCCCAGGATGCTGCTCGTGGTTTAGCATATCTACATGAGGAAATGGAATTTCAG CTAATTTTTCGAGATTTCAAAGCATCAAACATCCTTCTGGATAGCAACTTCAATGCAAAGCTCTCAGATTTTGGTCTAGCAAGGGAGGGACCGGCTGAAGGTTTTAGTCACATTTCTACCGCT GTTGTTGGCACCATTGGCTACGCCGCTCCAGAGTATGTCCAGACTGGGAGATTGACTGCAAAAAGTGATGTCTGGAGCTATGGAGTAGTTCTCTATGAACTGATGACCGGCAGGCGGTCAGTGGACAAAAATCGGCCAAGAAGTGAGCAGAAACTTTTGGAATGGGTTAGACCATATGCATCAGATCCCAAAAGATTTCGTATCATAATGGACGCAAGACTTGAGGGGCAGTACTGTTTAAAATCCGTGCAGAAACTAATTGCTCTTGCTAATAGATGTCTGATGAGGCAACCACGGTGTCGGCCGAAGATGAGTGAGGTGGTTGAGTCCCTAAATGAGATCATTGAAATTGCTCATATTGGAAGCCAAGAAGCAGCAGATAAATCTCTATCCTCTGTTGTGACTGGATTGGAGAAGATTCGCAGCAACTCGAAGCGAATTTTTGACTTTAAGGAGAAATTAATTCACATGAGGAATAAGGAAAATAAGGGGTTGGGTGTTCCTAAAAAACAGGAGGGAGGTTAG
- the LOC116255761 gene encoding serine/arginine-rich SC35-like splicing factor SCL30, whose product MRRYSPYYSPPRRGYGGRGRSPPPRGRYGGRKESSSGSLLVRNIPLDCRQEDLRIPFERYGPIRDVYLPKDYYTGEPRGFGFVQFVDPFDASEAQYHMNGQIFCGRELTVVIAAETRKRPEEMRTRARVRGGSGYDGRRPTYYGRSRSRSRSPSRSRSPVNHSGSRARYRSRSYSPAPRRRPEYSVSPERRQVKGSRSPPYARPLDRDDELNHRRRSYSPKYDMDNRSPVGNGYEGSPRGAGRQDWESPRRISRSPPGSRSRSADLSPRPSRR is encoded by the exons ATGAGGAGGTACAGTCCCTACTATAGCCCTCCAAGAAGGGGATatggtggaagaggaagaagtccTCCTCCTAGAGGGAGGTATGGCGGCCGAAAAGAAAGTAGTAGTGGAAGTCTCCTGGTCCGAAATATTCCTCTGGATTGCAG GCAAGAAGATCTTCGAATTCCATTTGAACGCTATGGGCCTATAAGGGATGTGTATCTGCCAAAGGACTATTACACAGG AGAACCTCGTGGCTTTGGCTTTGTGCAGTTTGTGGATCCTTTTGATGCTTCAGAAGCACAATATCATATGAATGGCCAAATATTTTGTGGACGTGAGTTAACAGTTGTTATTGCTGCAGAGACTCGCAAACGACCTGAAGAAATGAGAACCAGAGCACGAGTGAG AGGAGGTTCGGGATATGATGGTCGGAGGCCAACTTATTATG GTCGATCACGGTCTCGATCTCGATCACCATCCCGATCCCGCTCCCCTGTAAACCACTCAGGTTCTAGGGCTAGGTACCGATCCAG GTCCTATTCCCCTGCGCCGAGGAGGAGACCCGAGTACTCTGTGTCACCAGAAAGGAGACAAGTAAAGGGATCAAGATCCCCCCCATATGCCCGTCCTTTAGATCGGGACGATGAATTAAACCATCGCCGGAGGTCCTACTCGCCAAAGTATGACATGGACAACCGTAGCCCGGTTGGCAACGGCTATGAAGG GTCCCCACGCGGTGCGGGACGTCAGGACTGGGAATCTCCGAGACGCATTTCTAGGTCGCCACCGGGCTCTCGGTCGAGATCTGCAGACTTATCTCCGAGGCCTAGCCGCCGCTGA
- the LOC116255760 gene encoding uncharacterized protein LOC116255760 codes for MALLPLLHQACASPLSRLRLPPHPRPSLARFYCCAPLPDTATATASSSAAAFSSRVLLGLSEQDLRQLATDFGQQSYRGKQLHDLLYKKKVKEIQEFSHLPQAFRDSLKDAGWKVGRSPIHKIVTASDGTVKVLLKLEDSRLVETVGIPAEDEKGSIRLTACVSSQVGCPLRCAFCATGKGGYSRNLKSYEIVEQVLAIEELFKHRVSNVVFMGMGEPMLNLNSVLEAHRCLNKDIEIGQRMITISTVGVPNTIKKLATYKLQSTLAVSLHAPNQKLRETIVPSAKAYPLDAIMQDCKNYFLETGRRVSFEYTLLDGVNDSVEQAIELAELLHGWGRVHHVNVIPFNPIDDSEFRRPYKKAVLAFTAALESRRITVSVRQTRGLDASAACGQLRNQFQKSPLAVGD; via the exons ATGGCGCTGCTGCCGCTTCTGCACCAGGCGTGCGCCTCTCCCCTCTCCCGCCTCCGCCTGCCACCGCACCCTCGCCCTTCCCTCGCTCGCTTCTACTGCTGTGCTCCTCTTCCTGACACCGCCACTGCCACCGCTTCCTCCTCCGCAGCAGCATTTTCCTCCCGAGTGCTCCTTGGCTTGTCCGAGCAGGATCTTCGCCAGCTCGCCACCGACTTCGgccag CAAAGTTACAGAGGAAAGCAGCTCCACGACCTGCTCTACAAGAAGAAGGTGAAGGAAATTCAGGAATTCAGCCACC TGCCGCAGGCATTCAGGGATAGCCTTAAGGACGCGGGGTGGAAGGTTGGTCGCTCGCCGATCCATAAAATCGTCACCGCATCGGATGGAACCGTCAAA GTATTGCTGAAGCTGGAAGATTCAAGACTGGTTGAGACTGTTGGGATTCCAGCTGAAGATGAGAAAGGTTCTATTAGGCTCACTGCTTGTGTATCATCACAG GTTGGCTGTCCATTGCGCTGTGCGTTCTGTGCTACTGGAAAGGGAGGATACTCAAGAAACCTTAAGTCCTATGAGATTGTTGAGCAG GTATTAGCTATAGAGGAGCTCTTCAAGCACAGGGTGTCAAATGTCGTATTCATGGGAATGGGGGAGCCGATGTTAAATCTTAATTCAGTTCTAGAAGCACACCGATGCTTGAACAAG GATATAGAAATTGGTCAAAGAATGATCACAATTTCCACAGTGGGTGTACCAAATACAATCAAGAAGTTAGCAACGTACAAGCTTCAGTCTACATTGGCAGTCAG TTTGCATGCTCCCAACCAGAAGCTTAGGGAAACAATTGTTCCCAGTGCAAAAGCATACCCGCTGGATGCCATCATGCAAGATTGCAAAAATTACTTCCTTGAAACAGGACGGAGAGTTTCATTTGAGTACACTCTTTTAG atGGAGTTAATGATAGCGTTGAGCAAGCTATAGAACTCGCCGAGCTGCTTCATGGTTGGGGCCGTGTTCACCATGTGAACGTCATACCCTTCAATCCAATTGACGATTCAGAGTTCAGACGACCATATAAGAAAGCG GTCCTAGCATTCACTGCTGCCCTTGAGTCCCGACGCATTACAGTAAGCGTTCGACAAACACGAGGACTGGATGCAAGCGCAGCATGTGGTCAGCTACGCAATCAGTTTCAAAAAAGCCCTTTGGCGGTGGGGGATTAA